GTCCATATTACGTGAAAAAAAGTGAAACGGAATTAAGAAAACATGTGGAAGATTTAAGATTATTACTATTAAAAGGGGAAAAGAATGTACTCAAAGACAAAAGGATAATAGCAAACAAAGATACTGACAAGATAATTGGTCAAGTGAATTGGTATTGGAAATCACAAGAAACTCTTTGGATGGAAATTGGGATTGTTATTTTCAATGATGATTATTGGGGACAAGGTATTGGTTATAAAGCTTTAAAAATGTGGATTGATGAAGTGTTTGCAAAGAACCCAAAGCTCATAAGGATTGGATTGTCAACTTGGTCTGGAAATGAAAGAATGATGAAACTGGCTGAAAAGATAGGTTTGAAGAAAGAGGCTGTTTATAGGAAAGCAAGAATTGTTGATAATAAATATTACGATTCTGTGAGTTATGGCATATTGAAAGATGAATGGGAAGCTTTGAAATAAAATTGATTGGAGAAGATAGTTAATGGATATAAAGATTATCAAAGCAGAAAAAAAACACTTAATTGACTGTAAAGTAACTTTAATGAAATCTGAATTAGGAAGAGTATATTTTGA
This window of the Clostridium estertheticum genome carries:
- a CDS encoding GNAT family N-acetyltransferase, with the translated sequence MNKSINIVLRELEIKDLEDYLYLNHPSREFQKFNGPYYVKKSETELRKHVEDLRLLLLKGEKNVLKDKRIIANKDTDKIIGQVNWYWKSQETLWMEIGIVIFNDDYWGQGIGYKALKMWIDEVFAKNPKLIRIGLSTWSGNERMMKLAEKIGLKKEAVYRKARIVDNKYYDSVSYGILKDEWEALK